In Methanophagales archaeon, a genomic segment contains:
- a CDS encoding ABC transporter ATP-binding protein, with product MQKSFGGIKAVDRCTLEVERKSIVGIMGPNGAGKSTLFDIISGFEQPDSGTVIFKGEEIGGKTNFEIARMGLIRTFQLTKALTRMTVEENMLLAPKQQHGERIWNVWLHPEEVKRQEETNRDKARSILEFFGLKSLKDAYAGALSGGQKRLLEMARALMAEPDMLLLDEPFSGVNPTLANKLLNYIKELRDHHDMTFLVIEHDMHIIMRLCDYIYVISKGKVIASGVPAEVHRDKRVLDAYLG from the coding sequence GTGCAGAAAAGCTTTGGTGGCATAAAGGCGGTAGATAGATGTACTTTAGAGGTGGAAAGGAAGTCAATTGTGGGCATCATGGGACCCAACGGCGCGGGTAAGAGCACTCTGTTTGATATAATTAGTGGTTTTGAGCAGCCAGACAGCGGCACGGTCATATTCAAAGGAGAGGAGATAGGGGGTAAGACCAATTTCGAGATAGCGAGAATGGGTTTGATCCGTACTTTCCAGCTCACGAAGGCGTTGACAAGGATGACGGTGGAAGAGAATATGCTGCTTGCACCAAAACAGCAGCATGGGGAACGGATATGGAACGTGTGGCTACATCCTGAGGAAGTTAAGCGTCAGGAGGAGACGAATCGCGATAAAGCGCGCTCTATCCTTGAATTCTTCGGTCTTAAATCGCTGAAGGATGCATACGCGGGTGCACTATCAGGTGGTCAGAAGAGGCTCTTAGAGATGGCAAGAGCGTTAATGGCAGAGCCGGATATGCTACTCCTCGATGAACCTTTCTCCGGCGTGAATCCCACACTCGCCAACAAGCTCCTGAATTATATAAAGGAACTACGAGACCATCACGACATGACATTCCTTGTCATCGAACATGATATGCATATCATCATGCGATTGTGTGATTATATATATGTGATAAGCAAGGGCAAGGTCATTGCTTCCGGCGTGCCGGCGGAAGTGCATAGAGATAAGCGTGTTCTGGATGCGTATTTGGGATGA
- a CDS encoding ABC transporter ATP-binding protein codes for MLRLIEVVSGYTDVDIIHGVTMEVGKEEIVTIIGPNGSGKSTLMKTIFGLVKLRSGRILFNGMDISRLRADKIVRAGIGYVPQERNVFPSLTVQENLEMGAFIQRDRLSAGFEEVFNIFPELKNKRRQKVGTMSGGEQKMVAVGRALMLMPALLLLDEPSCGLSPRLRDILFKKIAAINELGTTLMIVEQNAKMALSVSHRGYVLEMGRKRFEGEAGSLLQNEEVKKLYLGDTPESQSLSGIQ; via the coding sequence ATGTTAAGGCTTATAGAGGTTGTTTCAGGCTATACGGACGTGGATATCATCCATGGTGTAACAATGGAAGTGGGAAAAGAAGAGATAGTCACTATAATCGGTCCAAATGGTTCGGGCAAATCCACATTGATGAAGACCATTTTTGGTCTTGTGAAGTTGAGAAGTGGTCGGATATTGTTCAACGGCATGGATATATCTCGATTGAGAGCGGACAAGATTGTAAGGGCGGGAATAGGTTATGTGCCCCAGGAGAGGAATGTGTTCCCTTCGCTAACTGTACAGGAGAACCTGGAGATGGGCGCTTTTATACAGCGGGATAGGCTCAGTGCGGGATTTGAGGAAGTATTTAACATATTCCCGGAACTTAAGAATAAGCGGCGGCAGAAAGTAGGCACCATGAGTGGTGGTGAGCAGAAGATGGTAGCAGTGGGGAGGGCTTTGATGCTCATGCCAGCACTTTTATTACTCGATGAGCCATCATGTGGGCTCTCGCCAAGGCTCAGGGATATATTGTTCAAGAAGATTGCAGCTATCAATGAATTGGGTACCACACTGATGATAGTGGAACAAAATGCGAAGATGGCGTTATCTGTGAGTCACCGTGGTTATGTCCTGGAGATGGGTAGGAAGAGGTTTGAAGGCGAAGCGGGCAGTTTACTTCAGAATGAAGAGGTTAAAAAGCTGTACCTTGGGGATACTCCCGAATCGCAATCGCTATCAGGCATCCAATGA